The region GACGCTGACCTCCGCCACGCCGCGGAGGAAGAACGCCAGCCAGCCCTCGAAGTCGCCGGCGTCGCGCACCGCCTGGAGCCGGTCGTAGTACTCCTGCCGGTGGCGTTTGAAGTAGTGCGACAGATACAGCACCGGTTTGCGGAGCACGCCGTGCTCGCACAGCAGGAACGTGATAAGCAGGCGGCCGATGCGTCCGTTGCCGTCGAGGAACGGGTGAATCGTCTCGAACTGCGCGTGCGCGAGGCCGATCTTGACAAGCACCGGCAGAGCGTCCTGCTCGTGGAGGAATGTCTCGAGCGCCCCCAGTGCGCCCGCCACTTCCGTAGGAGGCGGAGGCACGAACGTTGCCTCGGCGAGGGTGCAGCCGCCTGGGCCGATCCAGTTCTGCGTCCGCCGGAGCTCACCGGGCGTGAGCCGTGAGCCTCGGACGCCCTGAAGCAGCTCGGCATGGATCTCTCGGATGAGGCGGACCGAGACAGGTAGCTCGGCCAGCCGTGAGAGACCGTAGTTCATCGCCTGCACGTAATTCACGACGTCGTCCACATCGCGCGGCGTGCCCTCACCAAGCAGGTGTGCCTCGGCCGCGAGCAGATCCTGGAGGGAGCTTTGAGTGCCCTCGATCTGACTCGACAGCACGGCCTCTTTCCGGACGTACATGTAGACGAAGAGGTCAGGATACGGCAGCGTCTGGACGGAGCCGTCCAGTCGGCCCAGGGCGCGGTCGGCTTCCGATAACAGCCGCTGAAGGTCGCCGGCAACCCTGACCGCCGGGTCGGGCGGCAGCGGAGCCGGGACGAATGCCGAATAACCGCTGGGCTGGCGGGTGTATCGTCCCGCCCGGCCGTCCCGAGTCCGGCCGGCATCTGTATGTTCGGCTGTGTTCACTATGGAGCGTCCTGGTCCCCATAATAAACGCAGCGTTTAACATAAACCAGCTCCTGTTGCTTGTTAAACGCAGGAGCTCATCGGGGCGCCGAGGCCGTTTCCCCGGATTTTGCCCGGCTCGGACAGTCACGCGGTGACCATGGCGGACGGGCGGCTGGCTGATCTCGGATTCTTTCGAGGTGCAGGAGCGTTCCTGGGCGAGCACCTAAACGAGCGACCGGGTGCGGTGGCGAGGGCCGACCACCTAGCCTGCTTTCGACGGTGTGACGACGGCCGCCAACTCGCGGTACCGGCACAGCGCGTTCGCGAGAGCGATCTGCCGCGGTGTCTTGCAATCTGGCGCAAATAGACGTGGGTTGGCGACAATGAAGACCGCGCAACGGGCGCGAGACGAGGCGACGTTCAGCCTGTTGAGGCTGTATACAAACTCCAGCCCGCGCGGAGCGTCTTCAGGAGAGGACGTCGCCATCGAGTAGATGACGATGGGCGCCTCCTGGCCTTGGAACTTGTCGACGGTTCCGACCGCGATGCCTCGACGCTCGAGCCGTTCCGCCAGGCGCACGACCTGGGCGTTGAACGGTGCGACCACCAGGATGTCGCGACCCGAGACCTGAGCGTCGCGTCCGGCCTCGTCGACCCACCGCGTCCCGGTTCGAGGAGGGTGGTCACCACCCGATCGATCACCCCGACTTCCTCATCGGACGCATTCCGATTCCCGTCGTGATCAACGTCGACGACCCACAGCGCGCCCTTAGAGTATGCATTTCCGACGAGCCGCTGTCGCTCGAGCCCATTCTTCGAATGAAGGCGACCCTCGTAGAACATTTCCGAGGTGAACGCCGAAATGGCAGGGGAGAGACGCCACGTCACGGGCAGGAAGATGCCGCGGTCCGCCGGAATCGTGGCGTGCGTACCGAGCATGTGCTGAAGCGCCGAAGCACCGACGCCCTCAGGATGCGTCCCCTTCTTCGGCTGTTCGAGCTGTTGGGGATCGCCGAGGAGCACGAGGTTCCGGGCGGCTCTCGTGACGGCCAGGGCGTTGGCGAGTGACATCTGGCCCGCCTCGTCGACGAATGTGGAGCTCCACATTCGTCGATTAATGGTCAGAAACCAGAAATGTGGAGATCCGCTCCTGGATCTCCGATGATCCGGCGCCTTTCCTCTCAAACACTCCACATTACTTTTTCGTAGCATCGGCCCTCGTGCCACTGGCGGCACCAGCAAAGCAGGAGGGTCCCGATGTTGCTTGAGTTGTATCCCAGGGTTCATCGTCGGTACACGTCGTTGCCGATCATCGGTCCGACATTGGATGGGTATGGCACGTGGCTCTTGAAGCAGGGCTACTCGACCGACCGCGCACGCGAGTACTTCCGCGCGGCGCCCCGACTCGCGCGCCAGTTGCAGCGCTGCGGCGTGCGGACGTTGACTGGCCTCACACGGGCTCGGCTGCGAGCCTGTACCCCGGCGGATTCCCAAGATGATCCCGACCTCGCGGCGCTGGTGCGCCAGTTGGACCGGTATTGCCAGGTCGAGCTGTCGTTGTACCCGGCACCCGCGTTGACCCGCATCGAGCACCGCGTCACGGCCTACACGAGCCATTTGGCGCAGGTCCGTGGATTCTCGCGTTCGACCTGCACCTACCATCGCCGGACCGTGACGGCCTTTCTCGCACACGTGGGCTACGAGAAGACGCCGACGCGTCTCGCTGCGCTGACCCGCCGCGATCTCGAAACGTTTCTGTGTGCCGTCGGTC is a window of Luteitalea sp. DNA encoding:
- a CDS encoding Fic family protein, with product MNTAEHTDAGRTRDGRAGRYTRQPSGYSAFVPAPLPPDPAVRVAGDLQRLLSEADRALGRLDGSVQTLPYPDLFVYMYVRKEAVLSSQIEGTQSSLQDLLAAEAHLLGEGTPRDVDDVVNYVQAMNYGLSRLAELPVSVRLIREIHAELLQGVRGSRLTPGELRRTQNWIGPGGCTLAEATFVPPPPTEVAGALGALETFLHEQDALPVLVKIGLAHAQFETIHPFLDGNGRIGRLLITFLLCEHGVLRKPVLYLSHYFKRHRQEYYDRLQAVRDAGDFEGWLAFFLRGVAEVSVEAADTARRILELREQHRRAITEHLGRAAGNGHRVLERLYERPIVSVTDVREMLRTTFAGANQIVQRLVGLKILTEMTGRARHRRFRYDAYVRLFEEGGA